In one Roseburia intestinalis L1-82 genomic region, the following are encoded:
- a CDS encoding sensor histidine kinase has protein sequence MDGLDIFNVYIMGSIEMLTVFHFFTRFLKKKVKFIYYILFAFLGMTIMMFFPTGSIMELLVYVLLLMAGGFFICRTYNIFVGLYAVVMIEIMHLCYGVFNSISCILSPLFFQENPKAVSVLFMVMSSILALVTSVLCYQVINKNFSYDENVGAKYVLLILIPTLVIFLVSEYISSNIYGHTITIQADGSLPSISPFPLLFIQILGIASLFCIMFAYKKLVDSFKLSRELSLLELEKHSLNQYVEESKVRYEKTKAFRHDVKNHISIVKELVQNGDIDTALQYMSDMENLTADMSFPVSTNNPVLDILIGNKLGIAKSNQIEVQCSFISPYPCGIADIDFCIIFSNALDNAISACNRVPHDNQKYIHITGKVQGDFLLIEIINSHSGRGSIRSGTGLANIKAVAEKYHGAMEVRIDGDIFVLSVLLIIPQQSESISQQIC, from the coding sequence ATGGATGGATTAGATATTTTCAATGTATATATTATGGGAAGCATTGAAATGTTGACGGTTTTTCATTTCTTTACCAGATTTCTTAAGAAAAAGGTAAAGTTTATTTATTATATATTGTTTGCCTTTCTTGGAATGACGATTATGATGTTTTTTCCAACCGGCAGTATTATGGAATTATTGGTATATGTTCTGCTGTTGATGGCAGGAGGATTTTTTATATGTAGAACATACAATATATTTGTCGGGTTATATGCAGTTGTAATGATTGAAATAATGCACTTATGCTATGGAGTTTTTAATTCGATTTCGTGTATTTTATCTCCCTTGTTTTTTCAGGAAAATCCTAAAGCGGTTAGCGTTTTATTTATGGTAATGAGCAGTATTTTAGCTCTTGTTACATCTGTTTTGTGTTATCAGGTCATAAATAAAAATTTTTCATATGATGAAAACGTTGGGGCAAAATATGTTCTTCTGATTTTAATACCGACTTTAGTGATTTTTTTGGTAAGTGAATATATTAGTTCAAATATTTATGGACATACGATTACGATACAAGCAGATGGGAGTTTACCTAGCATAAGTCCGTTTCCATTACTGTTTATACAGATATTGGGGATAGCCAGTCTGTTTTGCATCATGTTTGCGTATAAAAAATTAGTGGATAGTTTTAAATTGAGCAGAGAGCTATCTTTATTAGAACTGGAAAAACATTCTTTAAATCAGTATGTGGAAGAATCAAAAGTACGTTATGAGAAAACAAAAGCATTTCGACATGATGTGAAAAATCATATATCTATTGTCAAAGAATTGGTACAGAATGGCGATATAGATACAGCATTGCAGTATATGAGTGATATGGAAAATTTAACAGCAGATATGTCATTTCCGGTAAGTACAAATAACCCTGTACTTGATATTTTAATTGGAAATAAGTTAGGGATAGCTAAGAGCAATCAGATAGAAGTACAATGTTCATTTATTTCTCCATATCCATGTGGAATTGCTGATATTGACTTTTGTATTATTTTTTCTAATGCATTAGATAACGCTATCTCAGCTTGTAACCGAGTGCCCCATGATAATCAGAAATATATTCACATAACAGGAAAAGTGCAAGGTGATTTTCTTTTAATTGAAATAATTAATAGCCATAGTGGGAGAGGGAGCATTCGCAGTGGGACAGGACTTGCTAACATAAAAGCAGTTGCAGAAAAATATCATGGAGCAATGGAAGTAAGAATAGATGGAGATATATTTGTTTTAAGTGTTCTTTTAATCATTCCGCAACAATCAGAAAGCATTTCACAACAAATCTGTTAA
- a CDS encoding LytR/AlgR family response regulator transcription factor — MINIAICDDEKYILDKIKKLVFDFFHRKNVEITVSQFGSGEELLRHNKNIDILFLDIQMDGIDGMETARKMRSQNYKGYLIFITVLKEMVFQSFEVQAYDYLVKPIEEECFEKTMERLFSAMQNAKDASLLVQKGYESNIIAFDDIVFCEIIDRKIYLHLKTEEVIDYYDRIENLETKLDGRFFKCHRSYLINLSHLKSYKNGMAYMINDKQIPVSRLRSKEFSSVVLKYMKERRV; from the coding sequence GTGATTAACATAGCAATTTGTGATGATGAAAAATACATATTAGATAAAATCAAAAAGCTGGTATTTGATTTTTTTCATAGAAAAAACGTAGAAATAACTGTTTCACAATTCGGGAGTGGTGAGGAATTACTGAGACACAACAAAAATATAGATATTCTGTTCTTAGATATTCAAATGGATGGAATAGATGGGATGGAAACTGCAAGGAAGATGCGTAGTCAAAATTATAAAGGATACCTAATTTTTATAACAGTTCTAAAGGAAATGGTGTTTCAATCCTTTGAAGTCCAGGCATATGATTATCTGGTAAAACCGATTGAAGAAGAATGCTTTGAAAAAACGATGGAGAGATTATTTTCTGCTATGCAAAATGCAAAAGACGCAAGTTTGCTTGTCCAAAAGGGATACGAGAGTAATATTATTGCCTTTGATGACATTGTTTTTTGTGAAATTATAGACAGAAAAATATATCTGCATCTAAAAACGGAGGAAGTTATTGATTACTATGACAGAATTGAAAATCTTGAAACAAAACTAGATGGGAGATTTTTTAAATGCCATAGAAGTTATTTAATTAATTTGAGCCATCTGAAAAGTTATAAAAATGGGATGGCGTATATGATAAATGACAAACAGATACCTGTATCACGCTTACGGAGCAAGGAATTTTCAAGTGTTGTTTTGAAATATATGAAGGAACGGAGAGTGTGA
- a CDS encoding IS30 family transposase, which translates to MAKFLNYEDRLEIESGLKEHMTFTELGEKLGRDRTTITKEIRNYSIEQDTGYGSYPHNTCKYRKACKRKKVCGTNDCRHPLVAVCKQCELICNRYCEHYEEEICTHRFKPPYVCNGCSEVKKCTLTKTVYDALGAQRRATDKISESRSGILATEGEIARLNEILVPLVKQGQSIHQIYLTHKDELMCSEKTLYNYVDGCLFDIRNIDLPRKVKYRPRYKKPELKVDRGCRVGRNYHDYEVYMEQHPDTAVVQMDSVIGSKGGKVLLTIYFVNVSLMLGFLREANTSKSVIDIYDELYHRLGGQDFRKLFPVILTDNGSEFSNPRCIENGPDGKGFQRTRIYYCNPSAPYQKAEIEVGHEFIRRILPKGRSFDELTQADVELMMNHINSYRRKKLNGKSPYEAFSFYYGEDLAERLRCHEVAAKDINLTARLLKK; encoded by the coding sequence ATGGCAAAGTTCTTAAATTATGAGGACCGGCTGGAGATAGAAAGCGGACTAAAGGAGCACATGACTTTCACAGAGCTTGGAGAGAAACTGGGAAGGGACAGGACTACCATCACAAAGGAGATCAGGAACTATTCCATCGAACAGGACACCGGTTATGGAAGTTACCCGCATAATACCTGCAAGTACAGAAAAGCATGTAAGAGGAAAAAAGTATGTGGGACAAATGACTGCAGGCATCCACTGGTAGCTGTCTGTAAACAGTGTGAACTCATATGCAACCGTTACTGCGAGCATTATGAAGAAGAAATATGTACCCATCGCTTTAAACCGCCATATGTATGCAACGGATGCAGTGAAGTAAAGAAGTGTACGCTGACAAAAACTGTTTACGATGCTCTGGGAGCCCAGAGGCGGGCAACGGATAAGATATCGGAATCCCGAAGCGGGATCCTTGCTACGGAAGGGGAAATCGCCAGACTCAATGAAATCCTGGTGCCGTTGGTAAAACAGGGGCAGTCTATCCATCAGATCTACCTGACACATAAGGATGAACTGATGTGCAGTGAAAAGACCCTCTACAACTACGTGGATGGATGCCTGTTTGATATCAGGAACATAGACCTGCCAAGAAAGGTAAAGTACCGTCCGAGATATAAAAAACCGGAGCTGAAAGTAGACCGTGGATGCCGTGTGGGAAGGAATTATCATGATTACGAAGTATATATGGAACAGCATCCGGACACAGCAGTGGTGCAGATGGATTCCGTGATCGGCAGCAAGGGAGGGAAAGTCCTGCTGACGATATATTTTGTAAATGTGTCACTGATGCTGGGGTTCCTGCGGGAAGCGAACACCTCAAAGTCAGTGATAGATATTTATGATGAACTGTACCACCGGCTGGGAGGGCAGGATTTTAGGAAGCTGTTTCCGGTCATCCTGACGGATAACGGAAGTGAGTTTTCCAATCCCAGGTGTATAGAGAACGGACCGGATGGAAAAGGATTTCAAAGGACGAGGATCTATTACTGCAATCCAAGTGCGCCGTACCAGAAAGCAGAGATCGAGGTGGGACATGAATTTATACGCAGGATCCTGCCGAAAGGAAGAAGCTTTGATGAACTGACGCAGGCAGACGTAGAGCTGATGATGAACCATATCAATTCCTACCGGAGAAAGAAACTGAACGGAAAAAGTCCGTATGAAGCGTTCAGCTTTTATTATGGAGAAGACCTGGCGGAGAGGCTTAGATGCCACGAGGTTGCAGCCAAAGACATCAACCTCACCGCAAGACTTCTCAAAAAGTAA
- a CDS encoding DUF6674 family protein yields the protein MEANEPKKEQNTEEMDVMKQFMELLGQQGMKEQSQDFMEVLQYIAGMQLQLSAMVDELQGVRKQLERMQESQPKAAESQLLDKVSYLQEKVSSLAERLSELKDHLIDTAAQAVTAFKEKGREEMNRVLQKGISGVQSVLSGCREKMVDVLTSYEKTANQIDSIGDEFKQIGNSVANVGRLLTGKGTKEVSDEKEGVALTRVLNMPVKKHISALKKQVERIDGAVAKLDKICAGLDTGKDKEKSRVSVKEKLSQMKVKSEQQKKEPEKSKTKSQEASL from the coding sequence ATGGAAGCAAACGAACCAAAGAAAGAACAGAACACAGAGGAAATGGACGTTATGAAGCAGTTCATGGAGCTTTTGGGACAGCAGGGCATGAAAGAGCAGTCACAGGACTTTATGGAGGTCTTGCAGTATATCGCCGGGATGCAGTTACAGCTTTCCGCTATGGTGGACGAACTGCAAGGAGTACGGAAGCAGCTTGAAAGGATGCAGGAGAGCCAGCCGAAAGCAGCGGAAAGTCAGCTTTTGGATAAGGTGTCATACCTTCAGGAGAAGGTAAGCAGTCTTGCAGAACGCTTATCGGAATTGAAAGACCATTTGATTGACACCGCAGCACAGGCAGTAACCGCCTTTAAGGAAAAGGGAAGGGAGGAAATGAACAGGGTTCTTCAGAAAGGAATTTCCGGTGTGCAGTCGGTGCTTTCCGGATGCCGGGAGAAGATGGTTGATGTGCTTACCAGTTATGAAAAGACCGCCAACCAGATAGACAGTATCGGGGACGAGTTCAAGCAGATAGGGAACAGCGTAGCCAACGTGGGAAGGCTCTTAACCGGAAAAGGTACAAAGGAAGTGTCGGACGAAAAAGAGGGCGTTGCCCTTACAAGGGTACTGAATATGCCTGTAAAGAAGCATATCTCAGCCTTAAAGAAACAGGTGGAGCGGATTGACGGTGCAGTAGCGAAGCTGGATAAGATCTGTGCCGGACTGGATACCGGAAAGGATAAGGAAAAAAGCAGGGTGTCCGTCAAGGAAAAGCTGTCACAGATGAAAGTGAAATCGGAACAGCAGAAGAAAGAACCGGAAAAATCAAAGACCAAGAGTCAGGAAGCAAGTTTATAA